Proteins encoded by one window of Halalkalicoccus subterraneus:
- a CDS encoding ATP-dependent DNA helicase: MATTDSARFFPYDAPYENQREAIERIENGLARGQDVLFEGACGTGKTLSALVPALSQARETDKTVVITTNVHQQMRQFVEEARAITREEAIRAVVFKGKASMCHIDVGYEECQVLRDTTRDLAESEVDRAQLERKQDELLEESQAGDQGAAEARSAVMDELESVDEEVSDLREEPTCEHYYNNLMEDTDDFYQWLFSDVRTPDDVYEYAEREGFCGYELLKEGMEGVDLVVCNYHHLLDPMIREQFFRWLDRDPEDVICVFDEAHNIEDAARDHATRTLTENTIDSALDECEDSDDPRSEDAFAVFAAFRRALVSTYEDSLGFSDRGSVDENWEDVAIANESGRDDLTLAFLEEYTGRGIDRDLKSALEFGEELDDQYEEAYRNGQAQTRAECQTLQAAAFVEGWLDDGAALDQYPVLGVRRDEGSDEVYGRAELYTCIPREVAESLFSSVHASVLMSATLRPFDVLEDVLGLEEPIEMAYGLEFPEENRRTFAVETPALFSSEREDPDTQETITRVIEDAIRMTPGNSLMFFPSYYEAERYYGRVETTATPYLDRPGVGAEDLREEFADSENGALFTSLWGTLTEGVSFDADDAHTVLVVGVPYPHLDERMDAVQEAYQSIYGDSNPDAGWEYAVEIPTIRKTRQALGRVLRSPEEFGVRALVDKRYTQTAEREMGKYSVRGAFPAEERRELIDIAPEKLQFSMLNFYGDHDAYDESPEPRLDR, from the coding sequence GTGGCGACGACCGACTCCGCGCGGTTTTTCCCGTACGACGCCCCCTACGAGAACCAGCGCGAGGCGATCGAACGCATCGAGAACGGCCTCGCACGCGGACAGGACGTGCTCTTCGAGGGGGCCTGCGGGACCGGCAAGACCCTCTCGGCGCTCGTACCCGCCCTCTCGCAGGCCCGCGAGACCGACAAGACCGTCGTGATCACGACGAACGTCCACCAGCAGATGCGCCAGTTCGTCGAGGAGGCCCGCGCGATCACGCGCGAGGAGGCGATCCGCGCGGTCGTCTTCAAGGGAAAGGCGTCGATGTGTCACATCGACGTCGGCTACGAGGAGTGTCAAGTCCTCCGGGACACGACCCGCGATCTCGCCGAATCCGAGGTCGACAGGGCGCAACTCGAACGCAAGCAGGACGAACTGCTGGAGGAGAGCCAGGCGGGCGATCAGGGGGCCGCGGAAGCCCGCAGCGCGGTGATGGACGAACTCGAATCGGTCGACGAGGAGGTGTCCGACCTCCGCGAGGAACCGACCTGCGAGCACTACTACAACAACCTGATGGAGGACACCGACGACTTCTACCAGTGGCTCTTCTCCGACGTCCGGACCCCCGACGACGTCTACGAATACGCCGAACGCGAGGGGTTTTGCGGCTATGAGTTGTTGAAAGAGGGGATGGAGGGGGTCGATCTGGTGGTCTGTAACTACCACCACCTGCTCGACCCCATGATCCGCGAGCAGTTCTTCCGGTGGCTCGACCGCGACCCCGAGGACGTGATCTGCGTCTTCGACGAGGCCCACAACATCGAGGACGCAGCCCGCGACCACGCGACGCGAACCCTCACCGAGAACACCATCGACAGCGCACTCGACGAGTGTGAGGACAGCGACGACCCGCGAAGCGAGGACGCCTTCGCCGTGTTCGCGGCGTTTCGTCGCGCGCTCGTCTCGACCTACGAAGACTCGCTCGGCTTCAGCGACCGGGGGTCGGTCGACGAGAACTGGGAGGACGTCGCCATCGCCAACGAGTCGGGCCGCGACGACCTCACGCTCGCCTTTCTGGAGGAGTACACGGGCCGGGGGATCGACCGGGATCTGAAGAGCGCACTGGAGTTCGGCGAGGAGCTCGACGACCAGTACGAGGAAGCGTATCGCAACGGGCAGGCCCAGACGCGCGCGGAGTGTCAGACCCTGCAGGCCGCCGCCTTCGTCGAGGGCTGGCTCGACGACGGGGCCGCGCTGGACCAGTATCCCGTCCTCGGGGTGCGCCGCGACGAGGGAAGTGACGAAGTGTACGGCCGGGCGGAGCTCTACACCTGTATCCCCCGCGAGGTCGCAGAAAGTCTCTTCTCGAGCGTGCACGCGAGCGTGCTGATGAGCGCGACGCTTCGTCCCTTCGACGTGCTGGAGGACGTACTGGGGTTAGAGGAGCCTATCGAAATGGCCTACGGGCTGGAGTTCCCCGAGGAGAACCGGCGAACCTTCGCGGTCGAGACGCCCGCGCTCTTTTCAAGCGAGCGCGAGGATCCCGACACACAGGAGACGATCACCCGAGTGATCGAGGACGCGATCCGGATGACGCCGGGCAACTCCCTGATGTTCTTCCCGAGCTACTACGAGGCAGAGCGCTACTACGGGCGGGTCGAGACGACCGCGACGCCGTATCTCGACCGGCCCGGAGTGGGTGCCGAGGACCTACGAGAGGAGTTCGCCGACAGCGAGAACGGCGCGCTGTTCACCTCGCTGTGGGGCACCCTCACCGAGGGAGTGAGCTTCGACGCCGACGACGCCCACACCGTGCTCGTCGTCGGGGTCCCCTACCCACATCTCGACGAGCGCATGGACGCGGTCCAGGAGGCCTACCAGTCGATCTACGGCGATTCGAACCCCGATGCGGGCTGGGAGTACGCCGTCGAGATCCCCACGATCAGGAAGACGAGACAGGCGCTCGGGCGGGTGCTTCGCTCGCCCGAGGAGTTCGGGGTGCGCGCGCTCGTCGATAAACGCTACACGCAGACGGCCGAACGCGAGATGGGCAAGTACAGCGTCCGGGGCGCGTTCCCGGCCGAGGAGCGCCGAGAACTGATCGACATCGCCCCCGAGAAACTCCAGTTCTCGATGCTGAACTTCTACGGCGATCACGACGCCTACGACGAGTCGCCCGAACCGCGCCTAGACCGGTAG
- a CDS encoding cation diffusion facilitator family transporter yields the protein MAGESVGVVLAALVANGAIAGLKFGGFLLTGSPAMLAETYHSVSDTGNQVFLLVGIYYGRQERDRSHPFGYGKSEFFYSFLVSVLLFGIAGWESAKGGYEALVHGDVHLTEGTVTLLGTTVPGIYVNYAVLLGAIVFETYAFMKARAAIRAEIDERGWSGYREAFKKTSRTTVLTALTEDTVALAGLGLALAGIYLTRVTGNPVYDGTAALLIGLLLMGFAIALAWENKRLLIGESLPKTDEQELREIVAGWDGVREVAGFRSVHFGPDYVLVAADVGFDSALDGDEIDERIGGMERALQETDESVKSVYIEPQTA from the coding sequence ATGGCAGGTGAAAGCGTCGGCGTGGTGCTGGCCGCGTTGGTGGCGAACGGAGCGATCGCGGGACTGAAGTTCGGCGGCTTTCTGTTGACCGGGAGCCCCGCGATGCTCGCCGAGACGTACCACTCCGTCTCGGATACGGGCAACCAGGTGTTCCTCCTAGTCGGGATCTACTACGGCCGACAGGAGCGCGATCGCTCACATCCCTTCGGCTACGGCAAATCCGAGTTCTTCTACAGCTTCCTCGTGAGCGTCCTGCTGTTCGGGATCGCGGGCTGGGAGAGCGCGAAGGGCGGCTACGAGGCGCTCGTTCACGGTGATGTCCACCTGACCGAGGGGACGGTCACCCTGCTCGGGACGACCGTTCCGGGGATCTACGTCAACTACGCGGTGTTGCTCGGCGCGATCGTCTTCGAGACCTACGCCTTCATGAAAGCCCGAGCGGCGATCCGCGCGGAGATCGACGAGCGGGGCTGGAGCGGCTACCGCGAGGCGTTCAAGAAGACCAGCCGAACCACGGTGCTGACGGCGCTGACCGAGGACACCGTCGCGCTCGCGGGGCTCGGCCTCGCGCTTGCGGGCATCTACCTCACGCGCGTCACCGGCAACCCCGTCTACGACGGGACGGCGGCGCTGTTGATCGGGCTGTTGTTGATGGGCTTTGCCATCGCGCTGGCCTGGGAGAACAAGCGCCTGCTGATCGGCGAGAGCCTCCCGAAGACCGACGAGCAGGAGCTACGCGAGATCGTCGCCGGCTGGGACGGGGTCCGCGAGGTCGCCGGGTTCCGCAGCGTTCACTTCGGACCGGACTACGTGCTCGTGGCCGCCGACGTCGGGTTCGATTCGGCCCTCGACGGCGACGAGATCGACGAGCGTATCGGCGGAATGGAACGGGCGTTGCAGGAGACGGACGAGAGCGTCAAAAGCGTCTACATCGAACCCCAAACGGCCTGA
- a CDS encoding metallophosphoesterase codes for MLTVVSDTHSNAGHALTDRTLEAVRTADRVIHAGDFTSVSALEAFQDLVTRLDAVHGNADAAAVRDRLPDARILDWAGLRIAVTHRQNGGSTGLAMFGRERGADLVVSGHSHAPSVTRTDDLTLLNPGSHDQPRGNRLGHAELERHGTGVRGRLRQPDGTVIEEFSL; via the coding sequence ATGCTCACCGTCGTTTCGGATACCCACAGCAACGCGGGCCACGCGCTGACCGACCGCACCCTCGAGGCCGTCCGAACCGCCGACCGCGTCATCCACGCCGGCGACTTCACGTCCGTTTCGGCGCTGGAGGCCTTTCAGGACCTGGTCACCCGCCTCGATGCCGTCCACGGCAACGCGGATGCCGCGGCGGTCCGCGACCGACTTCCTGATGCCCGAATCCTCGACTGGGCGGGTCTGCGGATCGCGGTAACACACAGGCAAAACGGTGGCTCGACGGGATTGGCGATGTTCGGGCGCGAGCGCGGCGCTGATCTGGTGGTCTCGGGTCACTCCCATGCGCCGAGTGTCACGCGGACCGACGATCTCACGCTTTTGAACCCCGGTAGTCACGACCAACCGCGGGGCAACCGGTTGGGACATGCGGAACTCGAACGGCACGGAACGGGGGTTCGCGGGCGACTCCGACAGCCGGACGGGACGGTCATCGAGGAGTTCTCGCTCTAA
- a CDS encoding DUF7859 family protein has protein sequence MLPELDIVYLVAIAMLILFVGGSYLFVRKVLFGFREGIESGRR, from the coding sequence ATGCTCCCCGAACTCGATATCGTCTATCTCGTCGCGATAGCGATGCTGATACTCTTCGTCGGGGGGTCGTACCTGTTCGTCCGGAAGGTCCTCTTTGGCTTTCGCGAGGGCATCGAGAGCGGGCGACGCTAA
- a CDS encoding threonine aldolase family protein, producing the protein MIDLRSDTVTRPDDRMREASANAEVGDDVYREDPTVNELEDRAAEIVGTEAALYVPTGTMGNQVAVRTHTEHGQEVLAERESHVVKWELGGMAQLSGLQVRTIEGDDRGVVSPEQVRGSYVAEDLHRPGTGLLTLENTHNSKGGAAIGAEKIAETAETAHDLGVPVHLDGARVFNAAAALGVEASEIVAPVDSVMFCLSKGLGAPVGSMLAGSEDFIERARRNRKLFGGGMRQAGIIAAPGLAALENRHRLSEDHEKASRLAAGLDGLDGLSAPEPETNIVLVDCAGSDYTAEEFLVACESAGVLGVAFGEHVVRFCAHWDVDREAIEEAVAAVERALRD; encoded by the coding sequence ATGATCGACCTGCGAAGCGACACGGTGACGCGGCCGGACGACCGGATGCGCGAGGCGAGCGCGAACGCCGAGGTGGGCGACGACGTCTACCGCGAGGACCCCACGGTGAACGAACTGGAGGATCGCGCGGCAGAAATCGTGGGCACGGAGGCGGCGCTGTACGTCCCGACGGGGACGATGGGCAACCAAGTGGCGGTGCGAACCCACACCGAACACGGCCAGGAGGTGCTCGCGGAACGCGAGAGCCACGTCGTGAAGTGGGAGTTGGGCGGGATGGCCCAGCTCTCGGGCCTGCAGGTCCGCACGATCGAGGGCGACGACCGCGGGGTCGTCTCGCCCGAACAAGTGAGAGGGAGCTACGTCGCGGAGGACCTCCACCGGCCCGGAACCGGGCTTCTGACCCTCGAAAACACCCACAACAGCAAGGGCGGGGCGGCCATCGGGGCCGAGAAGATCGCCGAAACCGCTGAGACGGCCCACGATCTGGGCGTGCCGGTCCACCTCGACGGCGCGCGCGTGTTCAACGCGGCGGCGGCGCTCGGCGTCGAGGCGAGCGAGATCGTCGCGCCGGTCGATTCGGTCATGTTCTGTCTCTCGAAGGGCCTCGGCGCCCCTGTCGGGTCGATGCTCGCCGGAAGCGAGGACTTCATCGAGCGTGCCCGACGCAATCGGAAACTGTTCGGTGGCGGGATGCGCCAGGCCGGGATCATCGCCGCGCCGGGGCTCGCGGCCCTGGAGAACCGTCACCGCCTCTCGGAAGACCACGAGAAGGCCAGCCGGCTCGCGGCCGGACTCGACGGACTGGATGGACTCTCCGCACCCGAACCCGAGACGAACATCGTGCTGGTCGACTGTGCGGGAAGCGACTACACCGCCGAGGAGTTCCTCGTGGCCTGCGAATCAGCGGGCGTTCTCGGGGTGGCATTCGGCGAGCACGTCGTGCGCTTCTGTGCCCACTGGGACGTCGACAGGGAGGCGATCGAGGAGGCGGTCGCAGCGGTCGAGCGGGCGCTCCGAGATTAG